The genome window GGATGTGATAAGGTTTAAGACTTGCTTAAGAAAAATTccttttaaaaagatttttcttaaaacaaccTTCTTACATTCttcaaaaatgaataaaaaccaTGGATTTTTACCTTAAAGCTCtcattttcaaaagaaaacccATGAAAACCATTTTCTCTAAATCAATCCTTTGTGTTTTAATTGGGGTTTCATAACCTTTTTCCCAAATAAATTGTTGCTCcctttgtttaattttctttacaaatgatttctaaatataaactttgttttcttcaaaacttttttgttatcttttcaTAAAAAACACAAAGTTTAACCCTCCAGTATTTGCCAACAATGCTTTTGATTAGGgttattttagtttaattgCATTCTTTCTTACATATACATATAGTGTGAAACCTAATTCAAGTCGCGAATACATTACAGACCTAGCAACAGGTTCAAGTCTGACTCAAGtataagggtgtgtttgtttggagagATTTTAGGTAGGATAGAAAATTTAGGagagaaaagtggagagatAGCATTTTAAGTGGTTGTTTGGTTGGGAATGGGGAATGGAAAATAAGTGGTGGGGCCTGAGTGTTTTCTCTTCAGGTCTACCAAAAAATTTTCGTTctaaaatgaagagaaaactATAAGGGAGAAAAGCTCAATTTAAGCTAACCAAAATGCCCATGTGCACTATGCATATGGGCATTGTTCACTTGTTcttactagatttttttttgggtgttgcgTTCTTgctatttgcttttttttttctttttcttttttccctttttttctacttcttttttttttcttttcttttctttttttcgctTTTGCTGTACTTCaagtagtgtttttttttttttttttaaattgaaatgtccatacaaattttttttaataaaaaatgtgttactTTTCAGTTTTATTTAATGGGGGACATAATATTTTCcttcctctcattttcttctcaatcaaacaaataagtttttcatcTCTCCATTTTTCcatcttctcaaccaaacacaaatagaaaactaaggttatgtttggtaacagtttttgttttctattttcaaaaacttgtttggcaacccaaaatggataaaaaacaaaaattgttctcaaaactcaatttgtgaaggaaattgaaaatatgCAAATGATTGattttagtttctaattttcaaaagtcaatgaattAGACGcgtgttttcattgacttttgcatgtttttaatttcctttacaaactgagttttgagaacagtttttgttctctattcattttgggttgccaaacaaattttttagttttaaaaatagaaaatagtttttgaaaacaaaaaataagagaaaaaacagttaccaaacatattCTTAATAtcttctatcctctcacttttatTTCTTCTCCCCATTtcctatcctctcacttttttacttttccaaTCAAACGAATCCTAAAAGTGGGTCATCATATATGGTCTAGgtcaaaatttcacaaataaatttAGCTTAAAATGCAGAGTTCACATTCTATACTTaactaaaattcattttagttctcaaacaatttttttcattcaattgaggcttttaaatttcaaaattattcaatttaaaattttcatctaattctattaaaaaaattgctattaATTATGCAATTGCAATTAactaataaaacatttttaaaaaatctctcATAAAGACATGAAtggaataaatttaaaatttaaagcactcaattaaacaaaaataatattaaaggCACGAAATGAAATTTAGTCAAACATAAATAGTATAATTTGTATATAAGCCTTAATTTAATATCGTCGTTAATTTTGGGAGTGTGTCCATTCCTCTTTGGTCCTCCGTAATTTCTTCTTTCCATTTTCAAGTTCtataaaaaacctattttgtatttttacgTTTTTGCCTGCCGAAAAGCCGAAGTTGGAAGGGAGTAAAGCGTTTTGAGTGAAATGATATTATTACACTTACGATGCTATCCTGCTTATCCTACACCACCTAAATTGAGCCAAGAGCTTAGCAAAAACCCAACTACATATCCATCTTCAAGTGTTCTTCTCTGTTCCTCGGAATGCAAACTCAAGCTAAGCTCCAAAGCTTCTTTCCAGTGTTCTTGCACCGAAAAGGAGAACACCCATGAAGCCTCTTCTCAGGTTGATTCTAAATTACTACTTGCTTTATCTTAAATTAATTCCGTTCGTATCATATTTTTGGTTTATCCGAAATTTTgttaaagattattttttttctacattaaTTGATAAGTAATTCTACCAATTCTGACATACTAAAATACAGACATGGGTGTTTCAGAAATGGGTGTGCAAGACATTGGTTGCCAAGTTTTTTCTgttattagaagaaaaaaaaaaacattataggCTGTATATATTGTGAATGTGAAATGGGGGTTTAATAAGTgttttcaattacttttttcaGGGGCAATTACATAAGCAATACAGAAAATGTGATTGCGACATATATGCTGAATAATTAGCACGCATTAACTACCATTTTCAATTATGTGTATTTTGTTACTAATACGGGGATGGGGTCTTTTGTGATCCTTGATTGTAGGGCTTCTCGGCACTGTCAACAGATATTCCATGGGATAGTGGGAGTATATGGAGCACCATGgctttttatatgtttattttgcACATTCCTTTGAGTTTTGGAGGGTTGTCTGTGGTTGCTAAGATTTTGCGTGAACCTCATCTTGATCCACAGACTGAAGTGAGTGCATTTGATCTTTCTGATCAATATTTGCCGTTTATTACACTCTGTTTGGTTTCTGGAAACAATGAAATAGgagagaagaaaatgatgaaaagTGATTTACAAAGGAAACCAATCATCATTGtggctttgttttttttttttttttttttttgataagtttaaAAAGAAACTAGCCAACccgagtacattggggatgtactgTGGGGGCAaaagtcaagaaaaaaaaataactaatcattgtaattttattttcttttagtatTTGTTATATAAAACTCTCTTTGTTTCTCATAAAATGCAACTTATCTAGCTCAGAAGGTGCTTTTGGGTGGGGGCTTATATTGTTTGAAATTGGACAAGTTTGAATAGGCATCTGCAATTAAGGCTAATGACACACCATGTAATCAAGTACTCGCCAAACCCTTGctgtttttttgttaaaagggACAATGATTACTTAAAGGCAATGAGTCTTGTTTTCATGCCTCTCGCTCTATGATGTGGAGACTCAGATAAAAGAAGAAGCTAAGCAATAGGGTGTGGTAATCTTGGCACTGTGTAACCTAGTTTTTTTATCTCATGAAGGaaaattcttcatttaattttactttttttttttctcttttcttcaatgATGATGCTGAGTGCATCAGTCTAACTCTTTTGTGGACTCTTTTTCTGATTACATTCTTGCACATTGTGTTCAAATTAAGAATCCCAAGTTGCTTTTTGCTGCACTTGTTTGTTCAAACTCTCACTATTGCCTGTGATTCTGATAATGAATTTGCTCACTGATGACTGATGTTTGACCCCCTTGCAGATATTATCACTGCTTGCAGTTCAAATTCTAGAGCTCATTGGGACTCTGTTTCTACTACAGTGGACTGCTAAGCCacaatataagtttataaactTCTTTAAAGCTAACAAGTTATCGAAAGAGCGGAACTGGTTGTTGGCAGCAGTACTAGGATGTGGGTTTCTGTTTCTGTTGGTTTTCATTACATCAATCCTTGCCGACAGATTGATTGGGCCCAAGGTTGGTGCATTACAGTTTTCTGCTGATCCACACCAAATCTTGAGattagttttttcctttttgttcatGAGATTATCTATAGTTGTTGAGTAAGCTAATCTTTTGAATGAATAAAAGACTAATATGATCCCAAGATTTTTGCGATATTTATGTCAAACAGCTGAGGAATTGCTTTCTCATTTGCCTAATGCATACATGTTTATTATTGGAAAACTGGATAATGATACAGTGAGCCAGTTAGAGTGTTAGTAGACTTAGGAATTGATCGAAGATGAGTTTTGGTAGTTGAAGGGGTTGTATTCTTTGCATAGAGCTTGATAAAAATTTTCAGATGATGAAAATTTCATTGAGAATTATAGGTTGTACAACTTGTATTACGATGTGCATAGTTCTTCAGACAACTAAAGCATGTAGAAGAGGTTTTCAGAGCAACTTCAGCTTCATGAGCTGTAGTGCCTAGCCAATTGTGCTACACCTTGGGGatcaattaaagaaaattttataggtttaattgaataattaGAATTTTCCAGGCTGATGCATTAAGTAGCAAATCACATCTGTTTTGCAAGTAGTTAAAAAGGAATGCTttcaagaagaagatgaagaagcaaTTTAGGATAAAAGTCTCAACAATCATTcatattgtaaagttgtaatttacaattatgtttttgttggtttttattttatgccaaatttgattgtaattatgctCAATCTTATATATCCTATATTTCATGTgagttttatttgtaagggttgtgtgtgagagagagagtgtgtgaagactcaaggcattTGAAGACTGAAGCTGTTTTCGCGGATATCTTATGAGTAAGCTTCATGCGaagtgatgcatgtgccctgcacatgactagaatgtgaagagtcaggacaggatGGAGACAGCTAGTTTTCGCGAGTGtttcgcgggtaaggccttcgcGCGAGACACCTGCAAAACATTATGTTTTGCCAGATTTTCATTTCTAATACACTCTATCCTTatccatactatatatacccacgttacccacagatgttgaggagtgcttctgagagaaaaccctagccacaaaccttgagagttagagattgttatacccacaattttCTACACAATTACTTGTGGAtgttcctcaactcctacctctccatttccataccattgagaggttgatagcccaaacacttaccacacattttcagagtgtcaagtgaggttttggtgctactgggaagCATTGAAAGAAACCAggctttggcggatgcaatcgggtgtattgcgggatccggagagttagacaagacacggttctgagaagtcttgttggagtaggagcttggagggcttaggtgcaatgggtagactaggcttagAGAGTCTTttgctattcgtgtatcccaactgattgtctagtggatcgattaccgcttgaagggcagtggagaggttttacgccaagtactttggtttcctcttcaataataCATCAGtatgttattttgtgtttgtattcttcttccctacttttttacctttcattttactgctgtgttataatgattatgggttagagtagtttgtttgtttgtttatttgctcgcatttactcttttCCGCACTttgtataagttagagtaaaatcaattgAGCCGTaatctttaatttgggggtctaaatagtttttgtgtttttaacacattttcgagttTTCACATATGTTTCTTAAGCAATCACTCATATACTCTATCAAAGAATTCAACCACTTCCTCAAAAGGAGCTTCTGAGCTGCTGTCTgcactttttttaattgaagattTGATAGATTGGACTGACGTAATTAGGTAATTGGCACTTCTGATTCTAACATAGACTAGGACTTGAAATAAAAGTTATAGTCCATCGGACCTGAGACCAGACCACATTATTGCATCTATTCTCAAAATCTAGTAGTTAACAGACATTCTTGACTCCTGAAACCTACAGAACATGGGTTAACTAAAACATCAACATATAACCTTATAGAAAAGATAGACTATTAGACATAACTTGTTAACTAGAAATTCCCCAAGTGGGTCTCACATCAAATTTAGATAGTATTTTCTAAGGTATCTTAtgccttaattttattttttctttaacctCTTCAAATGAACATTGTAATTGCATCTTTGGAATTCAGCCATGCTGGTCAAGAGTCGCAAAGGTTGGAGAATTTACACTCATAAAAAatctgaattattttttttttaatctggaatttattatattttggaaGCTGGATGGTGAAGGATCCCCTGATCACCATTCCTGGTTATGGGTTAATTTCTAAGGCTTTATATTCTATCCAAATGCTATGGGGAACAAAAAGAAGTCGTTTAATTTCCACAGTTTTTTAAATGTTACCTCATTATATATTATGGAATAAGGAAAAAGAATGATGAGTTTGGTGGCATCTATACTTCAATCTATAGAGTGGGCTAAAAGAGTTCTTGACTTCTTGTCATAGAGCTTCATCTTAGGGCATTTGCTTGGGTAATATGCTTCAAGGCTTTGGTGTATGCATACAACACCTTATTGCTTTAGAAGGAACTCATAAATTCTCACCTCTTGCATCGTTTTGTTGAGtttctagttttattttttcggAGGGGCAATTAGGGGGTTTTATTTCCTCCATATTTATTTGTTCCTAAATATTGCATTAAAAGAGATACGTAAATCAGTGGAGGCTGGGGTTTTACAGGACTTGGAGCTCTGAATTTTTGGAAATGCAGCTTTCTTTCAAGTAACTTCTCTTATGACATTTGCATGCAGGCTGTGAACAACCCTGTATTGAAGGAGATCCTCCTAAGCAGCAACATTTCAAAAGCAACTTGTTTCCTTGTTTACTGTATTACAACTCCCCTTTTGGAAGAAGCTGTTTACAGAGGGTTTCTGTTGAGATCAATTTCAGCCACAATGAAATGGCAGCGAGCAATCTTCATAAGCTCAGTCATCTTTAGTGCAGCTCACTTTTCCGGTGAGAACTCTTTACAGTTATTCATCATTGGGTGTGTCCTTGGATGTTCTTATTGCTGGACTGGAAATTTAAGTTCCTCCATTTTAATACATTCACTGTACAATGCCATGACACTATTATTAACATTTTTGTCCTAAAAATTTTATCTAAGCCATTTTGATAGCCAGGGATTTTGTGGAAGTTGGACCTACTTTTTTCCTTGGGTCATTGATATTAAATCTAACTATAATACACCATGTGCACTTACATTCAGTTATGAAATTGGACCTGTAAGCATCCACAGGAGGAAAACTTCATGATTTATTCTCCTAACAGATCTCTCTTAAGCCAGGTCAATATATGTCTATATGTTTGagtaatttgttttaaaatctCCTAagtcttattttctttcttacttttttttttcatatatcatGTTTAATTGTTCTTGTAGCAAACTATATAATATGCTATTTTGGGATAGATATGTTGTAAGATCATCTACGTTTGGAAAGCATGACAAGATGTATGCTGCTTGAACTCAATTGACAAACTCTTTCCTTTGTTTTCCATAGCTCAAGGATTCTTCAAACCCAAGATTTTCTTCTACTCATTAGTTTTTTATATTCCTTTTATATAGATCAAATGTGATAACAAGAGAGGCTTTCTACATTGCCCCTATACTTTTATGTATGTAATATACACTACATATGCATTACTATTTTCCTAGTAATGTATGTAATATAGGTATCTAGCTATCAGTATTATTTGTTTGGCTACATAATAACGGCATGCAAGaaagacaagaaaagaaaagaaaaagacagcaGTTAATAGATTCTCTTAGGAACAAAGCCCAGAGAGagcctctttttttattttttccccagGAGAGAGAGCCTTTTTGATAGGGCAGGAAAAGGCTCGTCTAATGCTACTGTATGATTAGAATTCTTTGGATCTATGAATCCACCATAGCTTGGACGGAGAGCTTTACCAATATCATAGTCAATTTGGATTGTGGACCCTCCTAGTGCCTTGATTAGCACCTCGTGAAATTCTAAGATCACTATTGAATCCCCCAAGTACTGCAACATGAATCAATTTTTGTAATCTTAAGCATATACTTCCTGTGAGCTGAATTTTTCGCAAGTGTATGATCATTACAATTTACAAGGCTTCCTTTGTAACCCCTTACAGTAACACCAAAAGCAACTTAGTCTAAGAGATTGTGTTTGCTCCAAAGCCAATCTTAAGGGGACCAAACTAATCCACATAAACCATTGACACCACAAGGTATCAATCAGCTGAATTACAAAGCTCTTAGCCTACTCTTTCAAGTTGATCAAATCTTGCTCAACAACTCAAGCACAAAGAGAAAGAAGATAATAGAATGCTGCAATCAGCgtcctttttccttttacataACTAGCATGCAacaatttgtataaaaaattgtgaacaaataacagtagggttttttttcttttcttttcttttttgatgagtaATGTTACggtcataaactattttataatatttttacaaaatgttgttGTAGCAACTTCTTACTAGTTTTCAGCTAAACCCACAACTAACATCAATTTTCTATTTACCAATAACTACTTACCATTTCAGttgtttgtaaaaaattttgtaaaaaaatttgtatctctagcattattcttttttttttcctttcctttttttacttttttttttctttcaaccacCTTTTTAGTTTTGCGATGACGGCCCCAAgttaatattattcaatttttgttgtcaATGTTAATaatgctatgttcacaatattttcatgacaaattttatgtggctagtataaaaaaagtaatgtcaatGGTGAGTTAAGAttataaccaataataacttgtcacttaaaatttgttataaaaatattgttaatatAGCATTACTTGTAACTACTATCATGGGTCCTGTAAAGGTAGCGTCACTTATTATTACTATAGACCATTTTGTATAATATTACtttcttgaaaaatataaaaaactttgcaaataaaaaatttcaaaaaatattattcaaatCAATACCTCCGTTAACTTTTCCCTCGTTATTATTGCCAATTTTGAGGCTATCTAAATAGATGGTGGGAATTATCAACGAGTTGGAATTAATATGTACTTATCCACTTCAATGTGGTTGCTTGATAATATTAATTGAGCATGAACTGACTTATCCCACCAACTTTGATCCCACGTTTTATACTAGATCGGCTTCAAAATTAAAAGCCCACTACTTTTTTGAGGTTACCTATTTCTTGGACAAGGTGGTATTCTTGAATCAAGAAGCTTTTTCATGTGCCCATGGGCCCATGGTGACATTAAAAGGAGACAGATCTACTTGGCAGTCTGAACTTGGGTTCATCTCCTCATTCTTCTAGACAGATCTTTCTTggttatccaaaaataaataaattaaatttctaGAGAATTCTTTCTTCGTCTTTTCTTTTGACACAATACTCTTTGTCACCCACTTATTTTCTCCGTGCTACCAACTTATTGTGATGCTTTACTAATTTGACTGGAAGGCCAATAGGCCCCACATTTGACAGGAAGGCCAATAGGCCCCACTCTTGAGAAGAATTCCTAAAATGATTGTGGTCCCAATGTCTTAAACATTATCATTTAGCTGGATTACATCAAACCAAAATTAACATTAAGTTTTGAGCCATGTTTATTATGCACACGTTAATATacaaggccaaaaaaaaaaaaaaaaaaaaaactgaaatcaaGTCATGATTTCCAAGTTTTTACCTTATGttttttatgcattttcaaAATTGAACTACTAAATCTAATAACGCACAGGTACTTGGTAATTTACAAACTTTAACTTTACTTTAGAAGTCATTGATGTACTTTTTTAATGACCTTAAAGTATCAAAAGGCTCATCTCTGACTCCTTAAGCTCATTTTCCAGCTGGTGAAATCAATTTCGgtaccccctttttttttttctttttctttttttgtaatctAACATACTATAGCTATGTCTGTGTTGGCATTAAAGTTGCAATTATTTTAGACTAAAAAAGTAGGCATAATATTTATAGTTGATTAATCATTAATCCATGGTGTAAAGCTTTTATATTTGACCGTTGTGACGCGTTTCATCTTTGAATTGTGTGGCAGATGGATATGCATTTACAAAATGATAAGTTTATAGGATATCTAGTGTTCTTAAATTGATAAGTTCaccaaaaattttgtaaaatcttATCCCTCCATTTTGAAAGGAGTGGATAACATTCTATATCCTCATCGATATTTAAACAATACTAATcatattttgtgttttattttagaaatagtttgttatttatttgaattattgaGGATGATATacaaaaatccaatttattcTCCAAAtgataagttttaaaaaatttattgtataattgtcataagaaaaaaatttgaaaatctcaaAATTCTAGTTCATCTatgataatttcaaaatatcGGGCAGTTTGGTGTTGAATGAAATTCACgaaccataaatatatatatatatatatatatatatatatatataagaactatTGAATTTCATTTTAAGAACTCGCTTTTATAAGTCATTATTGATTGTCCATGAATTCACCATTTTAAAAATGCTAGAAAGTGACCGTATGACATACCTAATAAAGATACAAAGGTTTTAAAAtgcatcaatcaatttttacaaatttctattatatatataaggtttgGATTCAAAATGCACCTAGGGTAACTTTGAAAATGCTAGAAAGTGACCGTATGACATACCTAATAAAGAtacaaaagttttaaaatacatcaatcagtttttacAAATTTCTATGAGAGAGAGGGATTGGGTTCAAGATACAATTAGATAACTTTAAGCAATATTATAccacttaattttttataattttatgcgaattttgacaaatctactgctagattacattatatttgtatattctccatacttgcaaaatttcaaaataatcaaagattaataactatgtcatcaatcaattatttaaaattcaatttttttttttagtttaaaataatatataaaagataagtttacggatcgaatgataaataaatctaattgacatgaaaattgacataaatattaataatatttagaatatgtaatttaacggtaagaatttcaaaatatgaattcataacaagttattgggtaatataatattatttagatttataccaagtataacttgaattctctcattaaaaaaaaaaatatatatatatatatataacttgaacccaactcatatatatatatatatatatataacaaaatatcATCCATCAAATTCAAATagtaaaaatcttttttttttggaaaattcaaatagtaaaaatatCTTGATATAATCTTTAATAATTAAAGGTAGACGTTTGAAACTCTCCGaaacaaataattttcaaatagcaagttgttttttttattcttggCCCAAGTAGAGTGGGCCCCGCAGACAGTAACCTATTAGGTATGCTGAGTTGGGCCAAGAAATAAAAAGGCTACATCGGTCATGTGGGCCC of Quercus lobata isolate SW786 chromosome 8, ValleyOak3.0 Primary Assembly, whole genome shotgun sequence contains these proteins:
- the LOC115958545 gene encoding uncharacterized protein LOC115958545 isoform X3 → MILLHLRCYPAYPTPPKLSQELSKNPTTYPSSSVLLCSSECKLKLSSKASFQCSCTEKENTHEASSQGFSALSTDIPWDSGSIWSTMAFYMFILHIPLSFGGLSVVAKILREPHLDPQTEILSLLAVQILELIGTLFLLQWTAKPQYKFINFFKANKLSKERNWLLAAVLGCGFLFLLVFITSILADRLIGPKAVNNPVLKEILLSSNISKATCFLVYCITTPLLEEAVYRGFLLRSISATMKWQRAIFISSVIFSAAHFSVMKLDL
- the LOC115958545 gene encoding uncharacterized protein LOC115958545 isoform X5; translated protein: MILLHLRCYPAYPTPPKLSQELSKNPTTYPSSSVLLCSSECKLKLSSKASFQCSCTEKENTHEASSQILSLLAVQILELIGTLFLLQWTAKPQYKFINFFKANKLSKERNWLLAAVLGCGFLFLLVFITSILADRLIGPKAVNNPVLKEILLSSNISKATCFLVYCITTPLLEEAVYRGFLLRSISATMKWQRAIFISSVIFSAAHFSGENSLQLFIIGCVLGCSYCWTGNLSSSILIHSLYNAMTLLLTFLS
- the LOC115958545 gene encoding uncharacterized protein LOC115958545 isoform X4 encodes the protein MILLHLRCYPAYPTPPKLSQELSKNPTTYPSSSVLLCSSECKLKLSSKASFQCSCTEKENTHEASSQGFSALSTDIPWDSGSIWSTMAFYMFILHIPLSFGGLSVVAKILREPHLDPQTEILSLLAVQILELIGTLFLLQWTAKPQYKFINFFKANKLSKERNWLLAAVLGCGFLFLLVFITSILADRLIGPKAVNNPVLKEILLSSNISKATCFLVYCITTPLLEEAVYRGFLLRSISATMKWQRAIFISSVIFSAAHFSVTPKAT
- the LOC115958545 gene encoding uncharacterized protein LOC115958545 isoform X1, producing MILLHLRCYPAYPTPPKLSQELSKNPTTYPSSSVLLCSSECKLKLSSKASFQCSCTEKENTHEASSQGFSALSTDIPWDSGSIWSTMAFYMFILHIPLSFGGLSVVAKILREPHLDPQTEILSLLAVQILELIGTLFLLQWTAKPQYKFINFFKANKLSKERNWLLAAVLGCGFLFLLVFITSILADRLIGPKAVNNPVLKEILLSSNISKATCFLVYCITTPLLEEAVYRGFLLRSISATMKWQRAIFISSVIFSAAHFSGENSLQLFIIGCVLGCSYCWTGNLSSSILIHSLYNAMTLLLTFLS
- the LOC115958545 gene encoding uncharacterized protein LOC115958545 isoform X2, coding for MILLHLRCYPAYPTPPKLSQELSKNPTTYPSSSVLLCSSECKLKLSSKASFQCSCTEKENTHEASSQGFSALSTDIPWDSGSIWSTMAFYMFILHIPLSFGGLSVVAKILREPHLDPQTEILSLLAVQILELIGTLFLLQWTAKPQYKFINFFKANKLSKERNWLLAAVLGCGFLFLLVFITSILADRLIGPKAVNNPVLKEILLSSNISKATCFLVYCITTPLLEEAVYRGFLLRSISATMKWQRAIFISSVIFSAAHFSAQGFFKPKIFFYSLVFYIPFI